The DNA region GAGCAGTACCTGTTTGGCCAGCTCTACCGGTTCTACCGATTCTATGGACGTAGTCTTCTACAGTCAATGGAAAAGTTAAATTAATAACGGTCTTAACATTGGGTATATCCAAACCTCTTGCAGCAACATCGGTAGCCAATAACAAATTAGACTTACCGCTCTTGAATTCACTCAAAGCTTGTGTTCTTTGCTGTTGTGATAAATCACCGTGAATAGCAGCAACATTGTACCCATTGTATTTCAGATTTCTTTCCACACGAGTAGCTTCCTTCTTGTAAAGagcaaaaatcaaaactttttcattcttttttgaaccggaatgatattttttcaataattccaataattttctttctttaccaCGGGGATCCACAACTTCAACGATTTGTgtaattttcttgttagCAGTTAATTGATCTGTGTTACCAATAGATACCCTGATTGGGTCCTTCATGAAAGAAGAGGCCAACTCACGGACTTCCTTTGGCCAAGTAGCGGTAAACATCAAAGTCTGTCTTTTGGACGCATCAGTTTCTCTAATGATATTCTtaatatcttcttcaaaacctTTCTCCAACATCCTATCACCTTCATCTAAAACCAAGTAGTTTACCTGAGAGAGGTCAACGGAACCTTCCTGTAATAAATCTAATAATCTACCAGGTGTAGCAACTACTACTTGAGATTTTTTCAGCTGATTTCTCTGTTCGTCCTTTGGGACACCACCATATACACAACAACATTGCAAGCCAACTTTGTTGGTCAGAATGATCAAATTATCGTAAATTTGAGAGGCCAATTCTCTAGTTGGGGAAACGACCAGAACCTGAAtacctcttttctttttgtcgtTCATTAAATGGCTAATAGCTGGGACACCAAAGGCAAATGTCTTACCAGAACCGGTTTCAGCAACACCAACGACATCCTTACCAGACAACAAATATGGCCAGGCAACTGCTTGAATAGGTGTTGGCTTTGGGAACTTAGAAATTTCGGCTTGAATAGAGGAATCCAAGGAAAGATGGTCAAATGATAATAAAGGACGCAAATTCAGCTTTAATGGATCTTCAATGGCAActtcgttttctttgaaaaagtcgTCAATTTCGGATTGTGGAACATTAGTCAAGGTTTCACTCTGAACGTAAAATTCGTTAGTAGCTGCAGGGGTAGAttctattttcttctcagcttctttctttggtgCTTCAACTTGCTTGTCCTCactcttcttctcctttttgtgctttttatccttcttttcctttttgtcCTTCTTATGTTTCTtactcttcttcttttcgaTTACTTGTTCATCTACaactcttctctttttttctttgatttcttcttttgtcattttttgcTTATGTATTAGGTTATGGCTACTTgcgatttttcaaaagctattagaagaaaattaaGGTAAAATTGTAGTACTATTATATAGCTGCCtaactattattattgatttttttttcttaagCGATgaggtgaaaaatttttcatttctttttttccgtAAAACTATTCTAAAAATTTGTGAATTGCAGTCACATCAAAGCGCGAAGTCTAAAAAGACTGATGTGTAAGTAAGTGCCTGTCATTGTTTCTCAAGGACATTGATctacaataacaataaaacaCAGGATAAAAttctttacttttattttttcaatgcaATTTATGTActtaaataaataatgacCTCAAAACGAATAATACAAGTTTATTATTTCTCCCCCCAGCGAATATTTTCAGTTTCTAGTTCAACGTCAGAGGCCGCAAGAGAAAACTCACGGCTGTCTTCGACGGTTTCAAAATTATCAGCAAAATCGTCTTGTTcattttcagtttcttcaacGGCATGAAATTCGTTCTTACCCTTGTACCTCCAATAAAGAACTGAGTACGCACTATAACCGACAATGACCACACAAACATAGTTCATGTTATCCTTTGTTACAGGTAAAACTGGTgggaaggaaaaaaatactacaGAAAAAACAGTCCAACCCAATAGAACAatgtttgaaaagaagccaAATTTGCCGAGCCAGAATGGTCCATGTGCGATGTCACGTTTCTTGGCAAGTAAACATATTACGGGAATAACGTAggataataacaaaaatgcAATACAACCTGTTATTAAGGACTGGAAAGCTGTACTAGAGGCCAAGTAAAGCAGACCAATCAAGGATATCCAAGCACATGACATCAGATGAGCATTCAAAGGCACACCAGTATGTGGATTGACTTGTGACCACAAGCGGGATAATGGGAGACCATTGTCCCTAGAAAATGACCAACACAATCTTGCTTGCCAGGTGTGACAGGCAATAACACAACCAAAAGATGTAAACAAAACCAAGCAACCAAGGAAAATCGCACCAgatttattattcaaagCTTGATTGTAGATGTCCAGAATTGGCGCCCCTGTCGTGGATGACAAGACAGCATCCAGATCTTTGATAGAGAAAAACATAGCGATAACATAGCACAATGAAGTAACAAAACCGATTGCAACTGTGCCCATGATAGCAATAGGAATGACTCTTTCCGGTTTCTCTACTTCAAAAGCCATATGAGTTGCACAATCAAGACATGAAAATGACCAAGCTGGGTTAATCAAACCAACGATAAAGGCAATGCCACCATTTTTCCAGCCAGTCTCGTTATAGAATGTagcaaaaacaaactttgCGTCGTTAAATTTGCCATGGGAGCATGCCAAAACTGTTATTGTAATTGTGAAAAAGGACAAAAGCGATATGTATAgggatgaagatgaaattaGTGGTAATGATTTACCATAACAGTTGAACAGCATTAAAAACAGATGTAGCaattcaaaacaaacaaatacatGCCACCTTTTTGGAGTAAAATTAGGATTCATTAACGCGTACATACCAACAACTTCTGTCGCAACAGACAATGTAGTCGAAGCACTTGTAAACACAGATCCCGCGTAGGCAAAGGAACCACACATGTAAGCCGCAaatcttttatattttggaGGGGCTAGTTTCAACGACCACCAAAACTGACCACCAGCATGGGGATACGCGGATGATAATTCACCCAACGAAGTACCGATACAAACCGATATCAGTGCAACGATTACTATACCATAAACAATCATCATGGGCCCACCAGAAGATATACCGGCAACCATTGAGGCAGAGATACCGAACCAGGAGTTGGTTAGACCGAACCCCACACCAAGGATCGACCATAAGGAAAATGACTTCCTCAAATGTACTTCACCATCTGCGGCCACAACCCCCTTTCCATCCGCATCGTCCGATGGCTCGAATTCCTCCGCGACTCTCACATCTCTTTTGTGCACGTAAGTATTGGAAGACTGATCCGGATCCATGTAGTCACCGGAGACGTTATCATTTCGGGTACCCATCCTTTTTAATATATCCACCTCTTAGTAAGTGAATGAATAAGTAACACTACAGATATTCTCTAAAAAGTCCAATGCTGatattttcctttctttttgtaagCTGGATATTACATGCGCAGACACTTTGTTCTTGAGTTGCCGGCCTTCGAAGAGGTTTTAAATAAATTTGTCAAGGGCTGCTCTATCGGCATATGAAAGAAGTCATATTAGCTTATCTCGGCTTTTTTCACTATACATGCatgtgaaaaaatgaaaaaaaaaaaaagccaacTACAGGTCGCTAGTGACGAGAATCCCAAATTAATTTTAAAGGTACAATATACAAACTAGTTAACAAcagaaatatataaaacTATAGACAAAATAGGTATAGTAATATCATGGTAGAGTTTTCAACCAGCTTAGTTCATGGACTTGATCAACTTGTTGATGAATTCTTCACGGTTACCGAAAGAACCACCTTGGACAAAGTGCTTGAACTTTCTTGGGACACCCCAACCACCAGATGGGTTGGACAACTTGAATGGCCACAAAAAGTTGTTGGCTTGCTTGAAGTGTGGGCCAACGGTGATGATTTCGTGAATCAAATCGTCAATAGACAAGATTCCGTACTTACCCAAGTTAGCTTCAATGATAGCGTTGTCGGACAATGGGACTCTTTGCTTGTTGATCTTACCGAAACCTCTCTTGTAGACTAATTGTCTGATGGTGGAGTAGGATGGGTAACCGTAAGCAACGTATGGTTCAatcaacttcaacaatTCCAAAGTGGCCTTGGTGACCTTGACGAAGGTACCGGAGTTGATTCTAGTCAATCTTAGCAATTGTAGAACCTTTCTTGGCTTAGGTGGGATCTTGTTGATACCCTTGATTCTAACAACGAAGACTAACTTACGTTGAGCTTCAACGTAGTAAGAACCAGCAGCCTTAGCATCACGCTTGGCTTGAATAATGTCTCTTTCAGCAGTTTCGTATTCCTTTTGGTAAGCGGcgtttctttccaaaatgatggctctcttttccttgttggcctgaataaaaaataaaaaagtaaaacGTGATTAATTTATGTTAGTAAAATGGACTTCAAATGGCGAAATTTTATGCTACGGGCACCCGAGGTTGTTTTTACTTTAATGATGTCACACACGGCGATCGTTACAGCACGGTGCTTCCAACCTTGTTATCACAACTATTAATATGTTTCACtctctatttttttcttataatATCAGTCGAAAGATGGTGATAAGTTACGACAGCATCGTCAGTGACTAGTCGAACATGTATTGGGATACAAAGGGTTTTCATCAtaaaatgagaaaaacaaaggagGGTAAAAAACACAGTAGTTGAGAATACCAGAGATAAAGAAACAGGGTGGCTGTTGCGTTGCTAATTATCAAATTAACAGCAAATCCATGTATGTGAACTCACATTCATATCGGTAAAAAATCATTCTGTCCCTGTATaaataaaagcaaaatttAACATACGGCCTTACGAGCAGCTCTTTCAACAGCGACTTGTTCAGCAGTCTTTTGTTGAGCCTTGGACTTCTTCAATTGAGATTCTGGGGTCAAGATTTTTCTGCAATGAAACAACGATTGAAAAGTTGATATATCTTGTTAGCATGTTTGAACGGATGATGAAATAACTTCATGTAAGCATCAAGCATACTTTTTTCTACAGTCACATCGAATTGAAAACACCACTTTCATTCGAATGAAGGGAGTAAAACAGAGACACTTAGGAGATAAAGCTTGAGAATAtccaaatcaaaagagATTATTTAACGGTGAAAGTTTCGTGACAAGCCAGATATTTCTCAATAATCAACTAAAATTGTCTTTGACCTTGTTAAAGGTAATCCCCTACGGAAATTCGTGTTGTGAATCAACAAATTTAATGGTAGTGTTAAGCGTGAGTACGAATGCTATCAAAGCACTCTTACTctcagttttcttttttcaatgtaaCTTGTAAAAACCGGTATACATCTCTGTGCGTTACAGGAAATATAGTTGTAGAATAGAATTATTAGGGTACATACTCAGCAGCCATTGTGATCTTAATTTGCTTGGTTGTCTTATGGGGATCCAAAACCGAAATGTATTATCAATATATCCAAtagtttcaaaagtttATGTGTATCTTAAACGTTATTTCATTGTTACCGCGATGTGCTCTGGAACTCGTGATCATGGAAGTCGCGTCCGATGATGAAAATAGGCCGGCAGCCCACAAGAATTATTTTTGGTAACTcgtttgaagaagaaaggtaCGGATGCTATAATATGTATGGGTTGAAACAGTCTATTACTGTATGTACTTCTCTAAAAATCCTAATAGCACTACTAGCCTGCGACGCATATTTTTGGGGCTCAAATGCTGATATCACAAGAGGCATCAATTTAGTGCAACTACAAGAAAAGcgtttaaaaaaagaagacaggaaaaaataagatGTACTTAATAATCAGCCCCGAAAGATGGTGTAATTTAAGTTGACAACATTGCATTTATAACGCTAGTCACTTTTTGGAATGCCAGAATCGGCAGTATCATCACTAAATAAATACATCTCTTTCATccagtttcttttctcaaatcGAAAGCTTACATGTTCTGAACTGGTTAACGTAATATATCACATGAACTCATATGAGATATAAAACATTAGCCCAGAAGTATTAGCCGTGTTAGTTTGTTATCCTCGACTTGTGGAAGCCCAAGGATCTTGTTATCATATTTTTAggtttatttgtttatagCAAGGAGAAATAGAGAGGAGAAACAAATTTATTTGGACAGGATGGTCCCTTTTTAtactttcaaaagcaaaaagtCTTTGTTGCCGAGGGCGACTGacatgagaaaaaaaaaaattcagaaaaaaaaacttagGACTAGCGATCGTAAACTACGCACAACTATGAGCTTTCTTGTACTAAAGGATGTTTGAAGGAGCTTATATGAGTGAGCGGTTGATTATTGAGCAGAATGTTAAATAGGCTAAGGGCTATATACCGAATACTCGGCTATATGCATCATCTATTTCGGCATTTGAAGAGTACTCAATTTCTAAATCTGTCtgatcttgaaaaaaccaCACGATTTTACTTAATATGCCATTACTCTCCCACCATGACAATTGCAATCTTGAGTTTTGTGTTGGCGCATCAGAgctatataaatatttcataACGTATGACAAGACACCAATTATTAAAGTGAGGCAAATTATCGTTCTTATTATTGCATTTATCCATAGATTAAGTGAAAACGTGTCTGCGAAACTCTTAGATGCGTGTTTAGAAGTTGAAGGCTTGCGTTTTATAAACAAAGTTTTGTCGTTATTGTAATTTGTTACTCTTTCTTGCCGTATTTGATCTTTCAAGGTAGAGATGGTCtctgtttgtttttgtaatcttcttttgaattcttccaGAATGGCTTCTTGATCAATTCCGACAGCCACATGTGATTCAGCATCCGCAGTTTGAGGTTTACATTGATTGGTTTCTATTtgtctatttttttgtaaatcgTTAAATTGCTCTTGTATGGAAGCATACTTTTGTTGGTATGTCTTTaaccttcttttcaattcgtTTACCTGTCTTTCGTTTTCCAGCAATAAATTTTGCTTCATGTTCAGTTCCCTTTGTAAATCCTCTACTTGCACTTTCAACGTATTTCTTGTATTACTTTGACCGAATCGTTTGATTGGTGACTCGGTATGTTTAGCCGGCGGAGTTAAAGATATGGGTTCTTGAATGCTATTGCCCTTATTCTCAACAAGGGATTTGGAAGGCAAGTCTAGATCCAGACTTTTCATAAAATCACGAGGAATGGAATTCACACCTTCAAATGTTTTTTCCAGAATTTCCTTAAGAGACCTATTAACCAGATTAAAGAAGATATCGTCAAAATCGTCTTTGtgtattttgaaaaaggtcTTTGTA from Saccharomyces eubayanus strain FM1318 chromosome VII, whole genome shotgun sequence includes:
- the MPS2 gene encoding Mps2p, with the protein product MTFETDAFDAIFEYAWSQIDKPISGDFVYGKDLPKLIEIIENIFQEAQRNGSYNLRLPLLSETDKDLCRTFSNTKTFFKIHKDDFDDIFFNLVNRSLKEILEKTFEGVNSIPRDFMKSLDLDLPSKSLVENKGNSIQEPISLTPPAKHTESPIKRFGQSNTRNTLKVQVEDLQRELNMKQNLLLENERQVNELKRRLKTYQQKYASIQEQFNDLQKNRQIETNQCKPQTADAESHVAVGIDQEAILEEFKRRLQKQTETISTLKDQIRQERVTNYNNDKTLFIKRKPSTSKHASKSFADTFSLNLWINAIIRTIICLTLIIGVLSYVMKYLYSSDAPTQNSRLQLSWWESNGILSKIVWFFQDQTDLEIEYSSNAEIDDAYSRVFGI
- the DBP3 gene encoding RNA-dependent ATPase DBP3, whose product is MTKEEIKEKKRRVVDEQVIEKKKSKKHKKDKKEKKDKKHKKEKKSEDKQVEAPKKEAEKKIESTPAATNEFYVQSETLTNVPQSEIDDFFKENEVAIEDPLKLNLRPLLSFDHLSLDSSIQAEISKFPKPTPIQAVAWPYLLSGKDVVGVAETGSGKTFAFGVPAISHLMNDKKKRGIQVLVVSPTRELASQIYDNLIILTNKVGLQCCCVYGGVPKDEQRNQLKKSQVVVATPGRLLDLLQEGSVDLSQVNYLVLDEGDRMLEKGFEEDIKNIIRETDASKRQTLMFTATWPKEVRELASSFMKDPIRVSIGNTDQLTANKKITQIVEVVDPRGKERKLLELLKKYHSGSKKNEKVLIFALYKKEATRVERNLKYNGYNVAAIHGDLSQQQRTQALSEFKSGKSNLLLATDVAARGLDIPNVKTVINLTFPLTVEDYVHRIGRTGRAGQTGTAHTLFTEQEKHLAGGLVNVLNGANQPVPEDLIKFGTHTKKKEHSAYGSFFKDVDLTKKPKKTTFD
- the HNM1 gene encoding Hnm1p, producing MGTRNDNVSGDYMDPDQSSNTYVHKRDVRVAEEFEPSDDADGKGVVAADGEVHLRKSFSLWSILGVGFGLTNSWFGISASMVAGISSGGPMMIVYGIVIVALISVCIGTSLGELSSAYPHAGGQFWWSLKLAPPKYKRFAAYMCGSFAYAGSVFTSASTTLSVATEVVGMYALMNPNFTPKRWHVFVCFELLHLFLMLFNCYGKSLPLISSSSLYISLLSFFTITITVLACSHGKFNDAKFVFATFYNETGWKNGGIAFIVGLINPAWSFSCLDCATHMAFEVEKPERVIPIAIMGTVAIGFVTSLCYVIAMFFSIKDLDAVLSSTTGAPILDIYNQALNNKSGAIFLGCLVLFTSFGCVIACHTWQARLCWSFSRDNGLPLSRLWSQVNPHTGVPLNAHLMSCAWISLIGLLYLASSTAFQSLITGCIAFLLLSYVIPVICLLAKKRDIAHGPFWLGKFGFFSNIVLLGWTVFSVVFFSFPPVLPVTKDNMNYVCVVIVGYSAYSVLYWRYKGKNEFHAVEETENEQDDFADNFETVEDSREFSLAASDVELETENIRWGEK